TATGTCCCTCTGCGGCAGCCATGTGCAGCGGGGTCCGGTCCACTTTGGTGCGGGCGTCTCTGCTGACGCCGGCTCTGAGCAGAACATCAGCAGTGGAGTAATGACCATGCTGAGCAGCCAGGTGGAGGGGGGACGTCCCTAGCTAcaggacacacaaagacaatggTAACAGAGTCATCAAGGGGCACATTGAGTCAATTTATAAGGAACCCCTGTCTGAAACTTGTAATAATCCAACAGCTCTGCAGTAAATCCTCTACCATGAAGGCAATGTTCAGAGAGAGGTTCATTCAACtgttcctaataaactgaccACTAATTGTACTGTCATTGTACTAATTTGTTCCATCTACAGGTACTTTTACACCTAGGACAAATGATGTGATATCTGTGTGAAGCTGATGTCTAACCCAGTCAGTGGTGAACGGGGCTCCATTGGCCATCAGGTTCCTGACCTCATCGTCCTGACCTTTCCGAGCTGCCTCCAGCAGGCGCTTTCCCAGGTCCACCAACgacatctgacacacacacacacacacacacacacacacacacacacacacacacacgagttaCACAGGTGAGTCTATAATGAAACCATGGTAAGtctatttatttctaaacacattttaaacagaaatactgCACAACATTGAAAATTATAGTAGATATAAAGCACAATGCATCAAgccaacaaacaacaaagatgaAGGCTCAAATGTCTTTTGTACACAACTACAAATGTGTTCAGTTTACTATAACATTTGGTGTAACAGGCATGTTTCTCTACTTCCTTGTAGTAACTGCAGCTCTACATGTTcttatagcaaaaaaaaatccttcatttGACATAAAGTTGTCAAACCATCATCAATGTAAAATAAGAGTTCATAGTATATAAATCACGCAGATCCAAATCACCCACAACATGACTCTATAGTAAACAGCaaccccacaaacacacacattagaaATCGGTTAAACCACGTTGGACTGGGATGAGTGTAAAGTTGCATCTTGTACTGGAAACGATGGGGAAGGTTGTCGCAGCTGGTCAGATAGCGTATCACTCTGTCCGATAATGGAACCCAGAGCTTGTTATTGCGAAACCGCAAAGAAAGACGAGGATTTTCTAGCCGCGGCCGAGGAGCCATTTTACGCGCCTTCGCGGACAGTAAAGAATCCGCCATGTGCCACGTACCCCCCGGTCTGTCCTCTCGATGCTGTTATTTACCACCACCACACCCGTTATAAACATTCTGCACcagcacatttacagtaacacCGACAGGAAACCGTTTGATATTAACTTGTCGGTTTTCCGGGGGAAGTCAGACAGAAATTTCCTATTTTACACACGGAGAAAAAACTACTTCCACATCCGGTTAACTAGCTTCTTGAAAGCGCGCACCGTCAGACTGTTATCGCAGATTAGTTCGGTGTAAGGTTTTACTTCTTCTGGGCTGTTTTTATCAGCCTTTAACGATTAAGGGAGAAGAATAGCGTTTTACCCACTCGGAGGACGACGGAGCGGCCACTTACCGTGTCCAGGTTAGTTAGGAGCGAGCCGGAGAGCTCTTCTCTGCTAAAGTTAGCACGCGAGCTCGGCTACACGCCACAAACCGCTCGGTGTGTGGACGGTCTGTGCGTTAAAAACCCGCCTGTGGTGAGTAAGGACAGCTTAATAATGACCACACTTTCATTCACAAGGCGTAAAACGTGAACATTAGGCTCCGCTGCAGCTTGCCGGGCTCCTTCGGCCTTGTTTACCGCAGCAAGTTAAGGAGAGGCGGTGGGGACCCGCCCGGATGTTATGACTCGAGCCTTCACAGTAACAGCACATGTCGATAAAATAGGTGGAGCAAACGGCTCTGAaaattgaaatatttgtttcatcatTAACATACTGCGCAATacattaattataataatgacTCCAGTTTAATAGTGGATTTGTACTGAATATGGACCAATCGGTTCTAACGTATTAGGTCAGTGTGTATTTTAAGTTGAAAGTCCCGACAGGATGTGTGGTCTTCGTGGTGTGCAACTTGCCACTGGTGTTTACCAGCTAGCACAGTTAGCTGTTAGCCTGGCAGCATGCAGCCTGTCCCCGAGTCACAACAGAGCGGCTTTTACCTTCTTCTCCCGTAGGTTCCCGCCACTAAAGGCTCCTGATGTAACCACGGTTCTGACGGGTGTTCACCTGCCGGGAGAGGTctttaaaaatcttatttttgtgttttatcaggaACAAATATGGCTGCCTCGCGACACCGGAGGTGGAAGCCAGAGTGAGCGTTAACCTCCCTGTGGGCGGGCATTGTGAGAACCGCGGGTAGCCGATCTCAGGTCGGTGTGAGCAGTGGAGTCTCGGCCTATGGGAGTTGATAATGGAGAGAATAGCTGACATCAGATCAGCGGTCCATTCAACAGAGCCGTCACCTCACGACACTGAACACCAGGCCGAGGGTTTCATTAGGAACAGTCAGCACCGCAGGAGAAGACGGGGTCTAAGAGTAAAGCCACAGGACCACCTGTACCGGTGACTCCTCTGACGAAAGGAATTCGCTTGGATTTATCCTCCAATGCAGCACTTTTATAGGTGAGTCAGCATTAAATAAGTTTTTATTGTCTCAGAGCTAACTGACctatggggggaaaaaagctgcGGTCAGGACAGTTTCCAGAGTAAAGCTGTGATATTTAAACATCACATTACTCTGTCCTGTGAGGCCTGATCCATATTAGATAAAATATCACTAGATTATTCTTACAGATTAAGTCTGCACAGTTGATCTGTTTATGGTTTAACCTCCATGCgcctgacattttctgtgtcatttacaacttaaaaacttaaaccgttaatgtttatttcatgttaTAGCAGTTGAAGACACTGTCATAAGAAGTGTTCAGGTTCGAGTTAATAGTAGTGTTTGATGTCACAAATCTGTGAGCTAGAGACCATTTGAATCAAGTTGAACAGCAAACTAACTGGCTGCACTGTGGTTGATCAAGACTTGGAGATCGGACCGCAGTCCATCAGAACTGGTGGACTGGTGAAGACCTGAATGTGGTGTTCTTTATGACACAGCTTTAACATATTTTACCTTTACAGGTTGTGTCAGGAGACAGATCGATGTTCAGGTCTACAGACCCTGGCCAACAGGATCCTGTCGCCTGTGGTTCCAAATGTTGTGGAGaaaaccacacactcacacaaaccccCATGACATCTGGGCTGTAAGAGCCAGACACCTGCATGGTTCAGTTCTTCTGAAATTGGTGGTTTTTCATAGTTGTACTTTATGGTAAAGTtagaaaatgtgatgtttgtCCAGTTGtgagacagtttttattttattttttttccctcttttggTACTTTTCCACACAAAAGTTGGCAcctgcatctcatgaaatgtaaacgcTTTTCTCATaggactttgttttgatgttttctctttgacttagatttgtattgccttgtacctcacttgtaagtcccttttggataaaagtgtcatctaaatgtaaatgtgttggaTCATTGATcagctttaataaataaattgatctTTCAGAAACGGGAAACACTTTTCTCTTACGACAGAAACTTTATTCacagacaataaacaaaaaatgtgctCACAGAAGATTCAGGAACCAAGTTTGATTGCTGAAATCTACAATCTTCATTCTCTACAACGGCTGAACTGCAGGTTCATTTGTCGATAAACACAAGTTTTGCATGTGACAGAATTTATATGATCAGCTCCTTTTCGTTGATACCAGGAAACCACAGAGCCAATAGAATAAAGTGCcatgtttttaattcagacTAGTCCAgtttcatgttaaatatttctATGTGATCAAGTTTGAGTGAAAACATGACGATTTTAGATcagaaagtacattttatttggtgGCAGGTCCACATGagaaataaatactgtacatgaaatgTGTCCTGAACATGGTCTCACTAAttttcctcctgtcacatgATCAGGTTAGCAGACGTttggcttttttaaatgtatttaataaatacagaaataagcAGGTTCTGTTTCTGAAGCAGctcaggagaaaaacaaaggcaCAAACAATAAGTTATCACAGGAGTTTAAATCAATAATCTGACACAAAGGATCTGGTACCATCCAGCAGACTGGAAACCATTATAATAAAATCCTGCTCAGACCAGATTCTGAACAGTTAAATCTGAACCAGGATCAGTTTCTGGCTAATCATCCTATGGgactgttttattgtgaaaagtacagacttttattttggtgacTTCTTGCAACAAAAACCTGTTACTGTGGAGACAAACGCCCCTGTGTCTGACAGGTTGAGCTTTGTTTAACTTCAGGATGAGTTTTAAATCGGTTTGGTTTCAGATGTAAAGATATGAATCTGATTTAACCAATAAACTTACTCTTcaggaagaggaaagaaaatgttcatcAGTGTTGTGTCAGACGTCAAGGCTCAAAATGTTCAATAAATTTATAAAAGAGTGAAAACTCCCACCAATCGTTTCAAaatattaaaccaaaataaaaaccattaaaTGATCAAATAGATTTACCATAAAAACATTAGTCCTGATTAAATTTGATGATGTAAAAGGGTCAACAAAGACCTGCAGAGGCTGATCTGGGCTCAGGTGATGATGGATTCAAAGCAGCAGGTTGAGGTCAGCCAGCAGAGCGTCCACATCAGCTATTGGAGCTCTCCAGTAGTTAAAGGAGGAGAACTCAGAGAGCTCATCCTGTAGAAAGGGGACAGACAAGGTTACAGGAGTCCAACCTTACACTAACCAGTTAAGACACTGTTTCCAGAAAAGCTGGGAtgctgtgcaaaatgtaaataatgcaGTGATTTACAAACagatcaaatgttgaaactgagaaaaatagGTTATTTGCTCATCTTGAATTTGAAGTTGTTTTAAAACGGAGTTGGACAGGATATTTGATGGAGCGTTTAACAGTATTGAGGTCGACTAGCGACAGGCCAACATCACGATCGGGTATGAATAGGATACCAGAGAAGCCGAATGTCAGAGGAGAGAATCTGGGTGAGGTCCATCAGTCTTGGAAGCAGggaatacatataaatatataaactcaAACCTTCACTGagagttgttaaaagaagaggctCTGTCTCAATTTTTCTGAAAGTGTTTCTGgcctcaaatttaaaatgagcaaaggTTTTTCGCACAAGGATATTTCTCAGTCCGAGCATCTGAATCATCAAAACAGCTCTGACCTCCTTGTCCCGACTCCTCAGTTTGGGAGTCGTGTCTTTTCCTGACTGACTGTCCATCAAACCCAGGTCCACCAGCTCGGACAGGTCAAGGGCCGGGATCGGCTGCCTCCAGAACATAAAGGAGTCGTACTGGCTGCTGGATTTCTCCATCATTGTCAGTCTGAATCAAAAACAGACAGAGTTTAGTCCGAGCTGATCT
The nucleotide sequence above comes from Channa argus isolate prfri chromosome 1, Channa argus male v1.0, whole genome shotgun sequence. Encoded proteins:
- the mllt11 gene encoding protein AF1q, with the translated sequence MMEKSSSQYDSFMFWRQPIPALDLSELVDLGLMDSQSGKDTTPKLRSRDKEDELSEFSSFNYWRAPIADVDALLADLNLLL